One segment of Ziziphus jujuba cultivar Dongzao chromosome 12, ASM3175591v1 DNA contains the following:
- the LOC107428998 gene encoding CLAVATA3/ESR (CLE)-related protein 45: MVLTSHRVLILLICIGFLVVQPDKVSGLRSIGIAIRETKKDHDLLLSKNQRILKAVNMEEINTTKNSKTSDEKFDPNQSSKRKVRRGADPIHNRS, encoded by the coding sequence ATGGTTTTAACTTCTCATAGAGTTCTTATCCTTCTCATCTGTATTGGTTTCCTAGTAGTTCAACCAGATAAAGTTTCTGGCTTGCGAAGTATAGGAATTGCCATTAGAGAGACAAAAAAAGATCATGATTTACTACTATCGAAGAATCAGCGTATTCTTAAGGCCGTCAACATGGAGGAAATTAACACAACGAAGAATTCGAAAACTTCTGACGAGAAGTTCGATCCAAATCAATCAAGCAAAAGAAAAGTTCGAAGAGGTGCTGATCCTATTCACAACAGGTCTTAG